The uncultured Sphaerochaeta sp. genome includes the window AGATCGCACACAGCAGCATTGCAAGGAGGATCCAAGTCTTCCAAGGTCATGATGTTCTGCCGTTCATGTACCTGCACTTGCTCATTGGTACGGAGTTTCCAATCGAGCTGGTTGTACCCTACATCCACACTATGGACCATGGCAGCCCCTCGTTTGAGCAGGCAATCAGTGAAGCCACCTGTGGAAGAGCCCGCATCAAGCATCACCAAACCGCTTACATCCAGGGAGAACTCATCTAAGGCATGCTCGAGCTTGTAACCACCACGGGAGACATAGGTATCGAAGGTAAAAGAAAAGGTTGCATGAGAGGATACCAACTGCTTTGGATCAGTGGACAGCACCCCATCCACCAATACATTACGGCAGACAATATATGCAGTGAGTTGGTCCTTGGTGTACTCATCAAACTGCTGGCAGAGGGCCTGCAGCAGGGCTACCTTCCTCTCTTTCATCAAATATCGTACAACCTCGTAAATCGTTCGATACTGAGCGCCTGTCCACTGGAAGCATCCAGGGTAATGCATACCCCCTGTATGACCGGTGCAGTATCAGCAATCTCGCTGCGAAGCGGCATTTGGGTAAGTTGCCTTGCAATCGAAATATCAGGCTTAGAGCCGATGACACTCTCCGACGGGCCGCAAAGACCTAGATCCGTAATATAGGCAGTCTTATGGGGAAGAATTTTCTCATCAGCTGTCTGTACGTGGGTATGTGTCCCAACTACCGCACTCACTTTGCCATCAAGATAGAGCGCCAAGGCTTCTTTCTCCTCCGGATTCTCTGCATGGAAATCCACAAAGATAAGGGGAGTCTGCTTTCGCAACTTTGCCACTTGGTCAGAACCAACTCGGAAAGGACAATCAATGGATGGCAGGGACTGCCTTCCTTGCAGGTTGAGAACGCCAACCTTATGCCCCTTGACCTCAACGACTACAGAACCATGCCCAGGCGCTGCAGGGGGATAGTTGGCAGGACGAAGCAAACGTTTCTCGCTATCCAGCAGTGGCCTTAAGTCATCCTGTTGCCAGATATGGTTCCCGCTGGTGATCACGTTCACCCCAAGTGAGAAGAATTGGTTCATTAAATCGGCATTCAGGCCAAAACCACCGGCTGCATTCTCACCATTCACGATAACCATGTCAGCTCGATAATCCTTGACCAATGTATGTAATCCAAGAAAGAGAGCCCTGCTCCCGGGCTGTCCACAGACATCGCCCAAAAGCAGGACTACCATTGTTTTAGTATCAGACACAAACAACCTACCTAGCGTACTCGACAACCCTCATCTCACGGATGATGGTCACCTTGATTCTGCCCGGATACCTCAGTTCAGCTTCGATACGGCTGGCGATGCCCTTGGCAATCTCCTTAGCCCCATCGTCGTTCACCTGGTCATTATTAACCAGAATCCTGAGTTCTCTACCGGCTTGAATGGCATATGCCTTATCCACGCCTTCAAAACTCTCAGCGATGTGTTCCAGTGACTCAAGGCGCTTGATGTAATTATCGAGCGTCTCCCGCCTTGCTCCTGGCCGTGCTGCACTGATAGCATCGGCTATCTGCACAATTACTGCTTCCAGGGTCTGCGGTTCTGTATCGTTGTGGTGAGCAAGGATGGCATTCACAATCTTGGGATCTTCCCCAAGTCGTTTAGCCATTTCTGCACCCATTTCCGCGTGGTTTGCGTCACTCTCAGTTTCAGTTCCTTTTCCGATGTCATGCAGGAGTCCAGCACGGAGTGCCAACTCACTATTTGCACCGACCTCACTGGCGATCATGCCGGAGAGAATGGCTACTTCCTTTGAGTGATTCAACACATTCTGCCCATAGCTTGTTCTAAAGTATAGTCGACCAAGCGCTCGGATCATCTCAGGGCTCACATTATGTACCCCTAGGTCGAAGATGACTTTCTCACCTTCGTCTGCAATGATTCTTCCCACTTCCTTCGATACCTTGTTCACCACCTCTTCGATACGAGCAGGGTGGATTCTTCCATCCTGGACAAGTCTCTCCAAAGCGACACGGGCAATTTCCTTCCGAACAGGGTCAAAACAGGAGATAACTACAGCCTCTGGCGTGTCATCAATGATCACATCCACACCAGTAAGTGTTTCCAGGGTACGGATATTGCGGCCTTCACGACCAATTATCCTGCCTTTCATCTCATCACTGGGAAGATTCACTGAACTGACCGTCACATCACTGACGACCTCTGTTGCCAACCTTTGAATCGAGGTAACGACGATATCCCTTGCTTTTTTGTCAGCGGAAAGCTGGGCCTCTTGCTCAATCTTGTTGATCATGAGCTGGGCATCTCTCCTCGCATCGTTGTACATGGTTTCCATGATGATATTCTTAGCTTCATCAGCAGAAAGTCCAGCGATACGTTCAAGTTCTGTAATCAAGCTGCCTTCTTTCTCGGCAATCTCTTGTTCTTTCTTGGAAAGGTTTCCTTCCCAATCTCCCAATTGCTTTTTGATAGCATCCAAATCAGCCTGCTTATGCTCGAGATTTTCCTCTTTTTGCGTGAGTCTTCTCTCAGAACGTTGCAGTTCAATCCGTCTCTCTCTAGCCTCTCGTTCCTGCTGTTGTTGTTCTTTCAACAACTGATCCCGAGTCTCAAGCAAAAGCTCTTTGCTTTTTGCTTCCGCTTCCTTTATAGCTTCCTCATTCAACCTAATAGCTTTCTGTTCAACGGAGGTAAGCTTAAATTTCGCATACAGCCAACGGCCTAACCAACCAAAGATGATACCAATAAAACAACTTAGGAGGATCAAAAGTATATTGTTCATATACTACCCCCTATTATAATGGTACAATAATACGTACGGCTGTCAGAATTGTCAAGGCTAAACCCATCTGTTATCTTGGCTTACAGTACAAATTATTCAACAGTTTGTTGATAATTCCACATTCAGAAGACGAAACAAAACCGCTGTCATTACAACAGCGGCTTTGCCCATACGGGCATATACTACAGGTGAAGAGACCCAATAGAGGCTTATTTCTCCTCTTTGTCCTTCTTCTCAGCCTTCTTGGCTGGTTTTGAGGCCTTCTTTTCAGTCTTCTTTTCGGCCTTCTTCTCGGGCTTTGAAGTTTTCTCCACCAGCTCGAGGATTACCATCTCGGCAGCGTCTCCGAGACGATTGCCGGTCTTCAGGACACGGGTGTAACCGCCCTTCCGCTCGACAAACAAGGGAGCGATCTCTGTGAAGAGCTTTGCAACAATTGCTTCATCATAAATGTCCCGTGCAATCTGGCGGCGGTTGGCCACATTGTCAACTTTAGCGCGGGTGATCATTTTCTCAGCCATTTTGCGTACTTCCAGAGCCTTTGCCTTGGTGGTCTCAATCCGCTCATATCTGAACAGACTGGTCACCATGTTGCGCTTCAAAGCTTTGCGGTGTGCAGAGCTTCTATTAAGCGCATTGAATCCAATCTTATGCTTCATTCTCTTCTTCCTTGTTCCCTGGTACTTTGATTGCAGTTTTCAGGACACTGTAGTCGGTCATCCCAAGGCTGAGATTCCACTCCTTCAGTTTTTCCTTAATTTCCTGGAGGCTCTTCTTACCGAAGTTCCTCGTTTTTGCAATCTCTTCCTCAGTCTTCTTGGTGAGATCGCCGATGGTTCGGATGTTTGCGTTCTTCAGACAGTTGCTGGAGCGTACTGTCAATTCAAGTTCCTCAACGGAAGTGTTGAGAATCTTGCGGACGCGTTCCTCCTCTTCATCAACTTCGTCATTGTTGTTGATCAATGTTTCATCAAAGTTAATAAAGATCTGGAAATAATCCTTTGCAATCTTAGCAGCCTCTGCAAGCGCATTCTGAGGAATAATCGTACCATCAGTGTAGATTTCCAGTGTAAGCTTGTCATAATCACTACGATAGCCGACACGGGTGGGTTCAATCGAATACTTTACGCGGGTAACCGGTGAGAAGCTGGCATCAATGGGGATGGTCCCAATCTCTTCCACATACTTCTCGTTGATTTCAGACGGGACATAGCCCCTACCAAGGTCTATCTGAACTTCCATCTCGATGTTGGCATCATCCATCATCGTGAAAAGAACCAGATCCTTGTTGGTGATCTCAACCTGGTCACGCTCGAAGTTTGCACCGGTCACAACGCCGGGTCCCTTACACTCGATGAGGAGGTTTGTACCCTCCGAGTCATCGGGCATCTTGATCTGCAGTTTTTTGAGCGAAGCAATGATATCCGCGATATCTTCGCGAACACCGGGAAGCTGCTCATACTCACTTGAGATCAAGTGGGGAACACCATCTTCATTGAAGCTGGTGAACTTTACGGCAGTGACGGCATACCCCTGGATCGATGAGAGGAGTACCCTCCTAAGCGTGTTACCGATTGTGGTACCAAAGCCTCTCTCAAAAGGATAAGCGATGAATTTCCCATAGTTCGGCTCAACTGCGCTATGTTCGAAGGTGATCCCCTTGGGCTTCTTAAAGCCCTTCAGAAGGTTTTTGCGTGCCATGGTTACTCCTTATCTGGAATACAACTCGACAACCAGCTGCTCGTTAATCTTTTCGAGCTCGGTGACTTCACTTCTTCTCGGAACTGCGATGAAAGTGCCTTTCATAGCATCTACATCTAGGTTCAGCCACTGGCATACGCCACTTTTGGTGTATTCCTTGAGGTTTTCTTTAATAATCAACATCTTCTGACCACTCTTGCCTACGGAAACCTCATCACCTGGGCGAAGGCGGTAAGAAGGAATGGAAACACGCTTGCCATTCACGAAAACATGTCCGTGATTAACCAGCTGTGCAGCCTGACTGCGGCTGGAAGCAAAGTGG containing:
- the rplQ gene encoding 50S ribosomal protein L17 yields the protein MKHKIGFNALNRSSAHRKALKRNMVTSLFRYERIETTKAKALEVRKMAEKMITRAKVDNVANRRQIARDIYDEAIVAKLFTEIAPLFVERKGGYTRVLKTGNRLGDAAEMVILELVEKTSKPEKKAEKKTEKKASKPAKKAEKKDKEEK
- a CDS encoding TlyA family RNA methyltransferase, with translation MKERKVALLQALCQQFDEYTKDQLTAYIVCRNVLVDGVLSTDPKQLVSSHATFSFTFDTYVSRGGYKLEHALDEFSLDVSGLVMLDAGSSTGGFTDCLLKRGAAMVHSVDVGYNQLDWKLRTNEQVQVHERQNIMTLEDLDPPCNAAVCDLSFRSIARAASHILSLCNNTWLVSLIKPQFEVPKGLEDFNGVVEDPEVLLDVMLRVFDLLEEDGVGIHELTKSPLKGHKGNVEFLALLKSEVGMDKNSFASRVKALLF
- a CDS encoding TIGR00282 family metallophosphoesterase → MVVLLLGDVCGQPGSRALFLGLHTLVKDYRADMVIVNGENAAGGFGLNADLMNQFFSLGVNVITSGNHIWQQDDLRPLLDSEKRLLRPANYPPAAPGHGSVVVEVKGHKVGVLNLQGRQSLPSIDCPFRVGSDQVAKLRKQTPLIFVDFHAENPEEKEALALYLDGKVSAVVGTHTHVQTADEKILPHKTAYITDLGLCGPSESVIGSKPDISIARQLTQMPLRSEIADTAPVIQGVCITLDASSGQALSIERFTRLYDI
- the rny gene encoding ribonuclease Y, with protein sequence MNNILLILLSCFIGIIFGWLGRWLYAKFKLTSVEQKAIRLNEEAIKEAEAKSKELLLETRDQLLKEQQQQEREARERRIELQRSERRLTQKEENLEHKQADLDAIKKQLGDWEGNLSKKEQEIAEKEGSLITELERIAGLSADEAKNIIMETMYNDARRDAQLMINKIEQEAQLSADKKARDIVVTSIQRLATEVVSDVTVSSVNLPSDEMKGRIIGREGRNIRTLETLTGVDVIIDDTPEAVVISCFDPVRKEIARVALERLVQDGRIHPARIEEVVNKVSKEVGRIIADEGEKVIFDLGVHNVSPEMIRALGRLYFRTSYGQNVLNHSKEVAILSGMIASEVGANSELALRAGLLHDIGKGTETESDANHAEMGAEMAKRLGEDPKIVNAILAHHNDTEPQTLEAVIVQIADAISAARPGARRETLDNYIKRLESLEHIAESFEGVDKAYAIQAGRELRILVNNDQVNDDGAKEIAKGIASRIEAELRYPGRIKVTIIREMRVVEYAR
- a CDS encoding DNA-directed RNA polymerase subunit alpha; this encodes MARKNLLKGFKKPKGITFEHSAVEPNYGKFIAYPFERGFGTTIGNTLRRVLLSSIQGYAVTAVKFTSFNEDGVPHLISSEYEQLPGVREDIADIIASLKKLQIKMPDDSEGTNLLIECKGPGVVTGANFERDQVEITNKDLVLFTMMDDANIEMEVQIDLGRGYVPSEINEKYVEEIGTIPIDASFSPVTRVKYSIEPTRVGYRSDYDKLTLEIYTDGTIIPQNALAEAAKIAKDYFQIFINFDETLINNNDEVDEEEERVRKILNTSVEELELTVRSSNCLKNANIRTIGDLTKKTEEEIAKTRNFGKKSLQEIKEKLKEWNLSLGMTDYSVLKTAIKVPGNKEEENEA